TGGGCCAGTGCCAGCGCGCGCCGCGGCCCGTGCGCGCCCGGACGGTCCCCGGGAAGACGCGCTCCACCCCCGGCAGCAGGCGGACCTCCTGCGCCTCGACCGTGCCACGCCCCACCGCCAGCCCTGGCGTCCCCCCGGAGAAGAGCGTCACCCCACCCACCGGGCCGGGCTGCCCCCGGCTGTTGTCCCAGCACAGCTGGAAGCCCTCGTCGCTGTAGGCCGCTCCCGAGTATCCCTGCCGGCGCCAGGGCCGCTCCAGGAGCCCGAACATCAGCTTCGCGTTGGTCCCGTAGCCCAGCTCCCGGATCGTCCGCCACTTCCACGCCGGCAGGTCCACGCCCAGATCGACCTCGCGCAGCACGGTGAAGGGGATCGCCAGCACCGCCAGGTCGGCGCGCACCTCCACCAGTCCCGCACCCCGGCGCTCGAAGGTCAGGGTGAAGCCGCGCCCGCGGGGGCGGACCGCCACGAGCCGGTGGCTGAGGTGGACCTGCGCCGCCAGCCGGCGCGCCAGGGTGTCCACCACCTGCTGGTTGCCCCCGCGTACCTTGTACCGCTCGTCGCTGTCGCCCACGATCTTGAACCCCTCGCGCAGGTCGGTGCCGATCATGTCGATGAAGTTGAGCGCCGACTGCTCCCCGGCATCGAGGCCGAACTCGGTGACGTAGGCCACCTCGAGGAGCTCCCGGATCCATCCGGTCGCGCCGATGCGGCCCAGGTACTCGGCGAGCGACAGGCGGTCCAGCGCTACGGCCGTTGCCGCCTCCGGGCTGCGGCTCTGCCGGAAGTCGATCTCGTCGGGGAGGCGGTCGGCGTCGGCGGCGATGCGCCGGGCCAGGGGGCGGAAGGCCTCGATCACCTCCGCCTCCCGGCGGTGCCGGCCGTCGAAGACGTAGGCGTCGCGCAGCGCCGCTTCGCCCGGGCCCTCCATGTCCATCAGCTCCAGCCCGAAGGCCCGGACGAGGGCGAGCAGGTCGGTGTGGTCGCTGTTGATGAACTCTCCGCCGAACTCGGTGACGAGCCCCGGGGCCAGCACGTCCCGCCGCGAGAACATCCGCCCGCCGGTCCGCCCGGCCGCCTCGTAGACCTGGGCCTGCACCCCCGCCCGGCGGAGGTGGTAGGCGGCGGTCAGGCCGGCGATGCCGGCGCCCACGATGACCACGCGGACGTCGGTGCGGCGTGGCGCGCCGAGGAGGGCAGGGGCGAGCGGCCCCGCGGCGGCGCCGGCCCCGAGCAGGGCGGCCGTCGCTGCGGCCGACCGCAGGAAGCGGCGGCGGGTGAGGCCCTCGCGGGCCAGCTCCGGCAGCTCGTCGACGGGAGGAGCCCCCGGCCGGTCGGATGCCGCGGCCAGGCGTACGGCACGGCGGAGGGCCGCCAGGAGCGGCGAGTGGGCGCCACCCCGGGCACGTCGCGTCTGGGCCATGGGAGATCCCTCCTCGGGAGCCCTGGAAGGCATCACGCCACGCACCCGTGGGCGCCTGACGTTGCGGGAGTATTTCGACAGGACCCCGCCGGACCTTTCCGCCGCCGTTTCCGTGACGCGGGCGGCGGGTAACCTCCTCTGGCGAGGTGAGCGCCATGTCGATGGAGACGGGGTGGAGGAGCAGGACGTGCAGGGGGTGGCGCTCCTGCGCGACGCCATCGCCCGTCAGGTCCGGGAGGACCGGTGGGGGTAGGGGGGAGGCTGACCCGACGGTGAGACGACCGGCGCGCCCCCCAGACGGCGCGCCGGTCTGCCCGGAGCCCGGAGTCCCGGAGGCGGCCTGCCCGGAGCCCCGGAGCGGGCGCTAGCGGTGCCGCTCCCGCATGGCCGCGGCGGCCTGGGCCCGGGACGCTCCCCGCCGCGCCGGTCCCGGCTTCTCCTTCTCCTTGCGCGCCAGCTCCAGGCTGCGCCGCAGCGCCTCCATCAGGTCGACCACCTTCTCCGGCTTGGGCGCCTCGGGGACGACCACGGCCTCGCCCTCGACCTTCGCCTTGATGAGGGCCAGCAGCTTCTCGCGGTACTCGTCCCGGTACTCCTCCGGAGTGAACGCGTCGGTCATGCCCTCGATGAGCTGGACGGCCATCTTGCGCTCGTTGGGATGGACCTTCGCCTGGACCGGGAACTCCTCCAGGTCCTCCATCTTGCGGATCTCGTCGGCGTAGAAGAGGATCGACAGGACGAGCCCGTCGCGGTAGGGGCGGACGACCACGAGGTGCTCCTTCTCCCGCAGCACCACCTTGCCCACCGCCACCTTGTTGGCCTCGCGCAGGGCCTCCTGCAGCAGGACGTAGGCTTTGGCGCCGCCGTCGCCCGGGGCCAGGTAGTAGGACTTCTCGTAGAAGATGGGGTCGATCTCCTCCAGGTTGACGAACTCGGCGATGTTCACCGTCTGGGCGGTCTCGAGGGGCACCCGCTCCAGCTCCTCGTCGGTGAGGGTGACGAACTTGCCGCGCGCGTACTCGTAACCCCGCACGATGTCCTCGTAGGGGACGATGGCTTCGTGGTAGGGGCACCAGCGGCGGTTCTGAATAGGGGTCCCACAGGTCTTGTGGAGCAGGCGGAAGTGGAGGTCCTTGGGATCCTCCGCTGTGTAGAGCTTCACCGGGATGGTGACCAGCCCGAAGGTCAGGTAGCCTTTCCAGATGGGCCGAGGCATGCTCGAGCCCCCTTCCTGCGACACCGGATCGAGCCCGCGTGGCGTCGCGGTCCACTGCACAGACTAATTTTCCATTATAGCCTCTATGGCTTCTACAGATATAGCCTCTACAGAGCTGTGCCCCTCATCCCGCTGCTTGTGCCCGTGCGGGCCCCCGGCTGGATCAGAGAGCAGGTGGCTGCGGGCCGGGCGGCCCGGCCGGCCGGGGGCTGACGGCGGTCGTTCAAACGCGGAGGTCGGTGAACAGCCGCTCCTCGAAGGCGATGCCTGAGCTCGAGACCAGGTCTCCGACCGTGCTGGACACCAGGACCTCGCCGGACCCGGCCATGCCCGCCACCCGCGCCCGCGGAACCGGCGGAGCTCCGCTCGGACCAGCGCGTAGAACCGCTGGAGGTATCCGACCGGCGATCCGCCGGCCCTCCGTAGACGAGGGCGGTTTGAGATGTCGTCTGAACGGCCAGGAGGACCGTCAGGACGATGTTACAATGGCGTACTGATGGGACACCCGTCGTGCGTGAGGCCACCGCGGCGGGCGTCGGCCGGCCGGTGGCCCTGCCCGGCCGGGATCGAGAGGAGGCGGACGTGGACCTCAGCGGCTTCCTGCGCTACTGGTCGCTCACCCTGGCCGTGTTCATCATCTACGCCTTCATGTTCCTGGCCGCCCTGGTCGACTTCGCCATCGAGGTGAACGAGCAGATCGCCAAGCGCCGGGCCGCCGCCACCGGCAAGCGCCCCGCGCCGGTGCCGCCCATGCCCGGCAAGACCGTGGCCTCCACCATCGACAGCCCGGGCCAGGCGCTGGAGGGGAAGCGGCGCTGGGTGTACGAGCACGTCGCGCTGCCCGTGGTACGCGACCTGGGGCTGCACGTCAAAGTCCTCGTCCTGGAGGACTCCAAGCACCATCCCTTCGTGCAGCTCTCGGACGGGCAGCGCCTGGTCAGCTACCGGGTCAACCGGGAGGCCGTGGAGCAGGCCATGGCCGGGGAGCCGGCGCGGATCGAGGAGATCAAGACCTTCCTGCGTCGCCAGCTGGCGGCGGACTTCCTGGGCCGGGAGGAGGAGCGGCCCCCGCGGGTGACCGAACTCCAGCGCGAGGCGGCGGCGAAGCCGGCGCCGGCGGCACGGGCGGCCGGCGGGGGGACCGCTCCGGCCCCTGCGGCGGCGTCCCCCTCGGGCGCGCCGGCCCGGCCTCCGGCCGCCCGGGCTTCGGCCGCTGGCCGGGCTTCGGCCCCCCGACCCGCCGGCGAGTCCACACAGGGGTCGGCGGCGCCTGCCCCGGCGGCTCCGGCTCCGGCCTATGGAGAAGGATCGGACGGGGGCGAAGCCTCCGGTTAGGCGCGGGCGGTGGTGAAGGCGGGCAGGACTTCCTCGGCGAGCAGGCCCAGCATCTCCCACTCCCGTCCGTAGGGGAAGAGGAAGATGACCTGGGCGATGCCGAGCGCCTGGTAGGCTGCAAGGCGCTCCCGCACCGCGTCCGGCGTGCCCACCGTCCCCCCGCGCAGGCGGCGGGCCGTCTCCTCCGGCGACAGGCCCCGGCCCCGCAGCAGCTCGTCCACCAGCGCTTCGACTACACCTGGTAGTGGCGGCCGCGGACTGTGGCGCGCTCCTGCGTCCACATCGCCCGCACGATCTCCAGCGCGTCCTGCAGTTGCTCCACCCGCACCGGCGCCGGCGGGAACGGGTAGCCATAGGCCAGGTACTCCGCCTCTTTCCACCCGGTGCCGATCCCGAACTCCAGCCGGCCGCCGCTCATGACGTCCACGGTGGCCGCCATCTCCGCCAGCAGGCTGGGCTGGCGGTAGGACTGGGCGGTGACCAGCGGCCCCAGGCGCACCCGGGTGGTGCGCTGGGAGAGGGCGGCCAGCAGCGTCCAGGCCTCCAGGCACGGGCGGTCCGGCTCGGCGGGGGTGAGGAAGAAGTGGTCGGTCACCCACAGGTGGGTGTAGCCGGCCTGCTCCGCCTCCCGGGCGATGGTGGTGACCGCCTCGTAGGTGAACCCGAACTGCGGCTCGATCTGCACGCCGAACTCCATCCGTCCCACCTCGGGCGGGCTCTGGTCTCAGCACGTCGCGTCCCGCAGGGCATACGCTCCGGCCCGCGCGCTCCGACCGTCGCCCGGGCCCCCTCCTCAGAGGAGGCGGCCGTCGTCGTGCGCCAGCAGCGCCCGGCGCGCCAGCGCCAGCGGCGGCGCGCCCAGCGCCAGCAGGCGGTCGTGGAAGGCACGCAGCGAGAAGGCCGCCCCCTGCTCCCGCTGCACGTCCTCGCGCAGCTTGCGCAGCGCGAGCTTCCCCAGCGTGTAGTACAGGTACCCGGGGTCGAAGGTGCCGCGCTGCGCTTCCTTGGACGCCGGCAGCGCCTCCAGGAACGCGCGCTCCATAAAGAGGCGGCGGGCCTCCTCCAGGGTCATCCCGCGGGTGTGCATGCCGATGGAGACCAGGAAGCGGACCACCCGCACGAGCGCTCCGGTCAGCACGCCCAGCCGGAAGCGCGGGTCGGGATCCACCCCGACCTCGGCCATCATCTCCTCGCAGTAGTGGGCCCACCCCTCGACGAAGGCGTAGCTGGTGAAGATGCGGGGCGCGCGCGAGGGGATCCGGCGGACGTGCATGAAGTGGACGAAGTGCCCGGGGTAGGCCTCGTGGATGCTCGTGGCCCGCAGCGAATGGTAGGCGAACTCCGAGAGCCACTCCTCCCGCTGCTCGGGCGGCCAGGCCGGGTCGGGCGGCGTGACGTAGTAGTACGACTCGGTGGCCCGCTCCTCGAAGGGCCCCGCCGTGTCCATCATGGCGAAGGCCCAGCGGGCGAAGGGCGGCGTTTCCTCCACGCGCGGGTGGGCGTCCGGGAGCGTGACGATCCCCCGCGCCGCCAGGAAAGCCCGCAGCTCCTCCAGGGTGCGGCGCGTGGCCTCCAGCAGCTCCGCCTCCGGCGGGTGGTCCCGGGCCAGCCGGCGCAGCACCTCGTGCGGCGTGGCGTGCGGGTCGAGCTCGGCAGCGGTGCGCGCCACCGCCTCGCTGAGCCGCTCCAGCTCCGCTTCCCCGACCGCCACCAGGCGGTCGAGGGGCAGGTCGAGCAGCTCTCCGGTCTCGAGCATGCGGCGGTAGGTGGTCTCGCCGATGGCGAAGGCGTCCACCGCCCGCGGCGCGGCCACCTCGTCGAGCCACGCCAGGAACCGCCGGACGGCCGCGGCGGCAGAGGCGGCGGCGCGCAGGCAGGCCCCGCGCACCTCCTCGGGGACGTCCCGCACCGCGGTCGGCACCGTCTCCTCGAAGAAGGCGAGGTGGCCGCGGTAGATCTCCCGCGCGGTCTCCAGGTGTGGTCGGGGCACGGGCTCGGTGAGGTGGCGACGCGCCCCCTCCAGGTACGGCCCCACCCCCTCCAGGTGACGGGTGAGCGCGCGCACGCGCTCGGCAAGCGGGGCGTAGTCGCGCTTGAGGTAGAGGGTCACGTCCAGCGGGTAGCTGGCCACGATGGGGCTGGAGGTGTGCTGCCGCCACTCCGTCCACTCGAAGAGCTCGTAGCGCACGGCGGCGTGGACCAGCGCCAGCTCATGACGCTGCTGCGGGCTCAGGGCGTCCAGGGCGACCTCCGCCAGCCGGCGGTCGAAGGTGCGGAGGTCCCGCACCCGGGCGTCCACGGCTTCCGGGGAGAGGTCGCCGGGCTGGCCGTCGTGCTGGTGCAGCCCCAACCCGGCGGCATAGGCCGGATAGAAGGCCAGGAAGGCGTCGATGACGGCGTCGAGGAGGGCCTGAAGGTCGGTGGGCATGGGCCACCAGAGAGTTCGGCACCCGCAGGGTAAAGTCCTGATGTGACGGTGGACCTCCCGTTGCGTGCCTACCTGGAGGCCCTGGCCACTCCGCCCGGAGCGCCGGGAGCGGAGAGTGCGACGGCCGTCGCGGCAGCACTCGCCGCGGCGCTCGTCGCCATGGGGATTCGGGCAGTGGGCCCGGTCCAGGAGGCCGAGGGGCGCCGGCGGGGCGAACGGCCCGGGCCGGAGGGAGAGTTACCCGCGCTGGCGGGCCGGGTCGAGGAGGAGCGCCGCCGCTTCGAGCAGCTGGCCGCCGCGCCGGGGAGCGTCGAGACGCTCCTGCAGACCGCTGAAGGGGCCGCCCGGACGATCGACCTGGCGCTCCAGGCCTACGGCCGCCTCACCGCACGGCCACCGGCCGCGCTGGCCGGACTGGTCGGCGGGATCGCGCTCGCACGGGCGGCGGCGGACGCGGCGGTGCAGGTGGCCCTGGTCCACCTCGAACAGGTGGGAGATCCTCTGGAGCGGGCCGCGGCCAAGACGCGCGCGACCGGCCTGGCGCAGCGAGCGCGCCGTGCCGAGGCCGAGTTCCTGGCGGCGATGGCCACCGCAGGGACGACCTGAAGAACGACCAAGCCGCCCCTCGGCGACAGCGTCCGAGGACAGCGCTGGCTCCGTTCACCCCCGAAATCTCAGCGTCCCTTGCCGATCTCTGGGATGTGAGTTTCCTGACGGGCGTCCACACGCGCGTCGGCGCGGCAGACAGGGCCGGCCGCGGAGGCAAGGCCTGCGTGGCGGGTGCGCGACGGACCCGAGGGGTGCCGGCGCCGGTCCTGTGCGTGCTCGGGTTCGTCTCGGGCCTGGTACTGGTCCTCGGTGGAGTGGCCCCTCCCTCTGGACCGGCGCTGGCCCCCGGCCAGCCCGGGCTCGTCTCGGCGCCGGCCCCGGCGTCCACCCCGGACTCGTCGATCGCGGTGGCGACGGCTGGGTCGCTGGACCCTCCACCCACCGGACCCCCGGTGGGCACGCGCTGCGGTCTCGAGCTCGCGGTGGTGAACCTGCGCGAGGAGGTGGGCCAGACCATCCGCCTCCGGGGAACGGTGCGCAACCTGGGGGCCCAGCCGGCGTCCGAGGTCGTCGTCGTGGTCACGCCTCGAGGACGCCCTGCCCCCGCGTGGGGTGGTGGCCCGAGCGAGACGTGGCGCAGCGCCGCCGGTGGTGGCGCGCTGCCTGACCTCCCGGCCCCCCTGCGGGTGGCGGTCGCGGCCCGGCTCCCATCGGGGGGCGAGGCCGCGTTCACCGTCGACCTAGGCCGGAGGGTCGTCCGCGGCTACGCGCTGCACGTGGAAGCGCAGGGCCCGCCGTCATCGTGGGCGTCGCCGGCCGTCCGCCGGCATCTCCCACCGACGGCGTATCGGGCGTGGGAGGAGGAGGCGATGGTCTACTGCGTCCAGGTGCGGACGGAGGTGTCCGAGCCTGAGGCGTTACCGCGCGGTGAGTTCCGGCGGGCGATCACGCTCCGGGTCGTGCCCCACTGCCCGGCCTACGCGCGCATCACCGGCGTGGAGGTGGAGGTGCGCTGGACAGTGCTCGGACGGGACGCCGGGCTGCCGGCGCCGCGCGACGGGCGGGTGGTGCGGCTCCGCCCGCCAGCGTGGACGGCGGTCGTGCCGGTCGCGCACCCGCACCCGTTCACGCTGACGGTCCTGGCGCGCGTCCTCGGCGTCCGCTGGCGCCTGGCGTACTAGCGCCGTCGGCCTTGCCGGGCCCGGATGCGCCTCCCGCCTCCGGTCCGCTCCCCTCCGTGCCGCGGCGGTCGTGCTATACTCGCGGCGGGGTCGGGGCGTAGCGCAGCCTGGAAGCGCGTCTGCTTTGGGAGCAGAAGGTCCCCGGTTCGAATCCGGGCGCCCCGACCAGTGCGCACCCGGTACGCTTGAGGCGTGACCGGCACGCCCGAAGATCTTGTTCGGGTGCTCACGGCCGAAGGGGTGCGCGACACGGCGCTACTCCAGGCCTTCAGGGAGATCCCGCGGGCCGCGTTCGTCCCTCCGGAACTGGTCCACCTCGCCTACACCGACCAGCCGCTGCCCATCCCGCACGGCCAGGTCACCACCCAGCCCTCCCTGATCGCCAGGATGATCGAGGCGCTCCAGCTCACCGGGTCAGAGAAAGTCCTGGAGATCGGGACCGGGTATGGCTTCCAGACCGCGCTGCTGGCCCGGCTCAGCCGCATGGTGTGGAGCGTGGAGCGCTGGCCCGACATCGCCGCCACTGCCCGGGCGAACCTGGCGCGCCAGGGTATCCGCAACGCCGTGGTAATCGTCGGCGACGGTACCGAGGGACTGCCTGGGGAGGCGCCCTTCGAGGCGATCCTGGTCTCGGCCGCCTTCCCCCGTGTGCCCCAGCCCCTCGCCGAACAGCTGGCCCTCGGTGGGCGGCTGGTGCAGCCCATTGGCTCGGGCGGCGACGAGGTAGTCACCCTCTTCGAGCGCACGCCCGAGGGGTTGGTGAAGCGCCGCGAGATCACGCTGGCCTACTTCGTCAGGCTCTACGGGAGACACGGCTTCCCCGGCTGATGAGCTCGGCGCCTGGGGTCTCGTCTACGCGACCTCGGCCAGCGGGCATAGGGAGGGTGGGACCAGCCTCCGACAAGGGCAACCTCGAAGCGATTCGAGCGCGCAAAGCCGCGGGTCTCGCATCACGAGATGGCCGGGCTGCCGAAGAGGCCACCGGGAGGCGTCCCAGGGGAGGGTGACGCCGTGCTGGAACGATCCCGGTCCGAGGTCCAGGCCGACGCCGCCTCGCTGCGCGAGGAGCTCGAGTTCGGACTCAAGGCCGTGGGGGTGGCGGTGGGCAGCGTGGCCGCGCTATGGGCGGCGCTGCAGGGAATGAAGCTGCTGGGACTCTAGGCGCCCGGCCGGCCAGCGTCCGGCCGCTCACCGGCCGGAGGTCACACGCCCGCTCACCGGCCGGAGGTCGCACCTGCGCGAGGGAAGGGGGCGGCGGCGCTCCCTTCCGCGTTCTGCGGGGATTTCCGCGTCGGCGGGCGAAGGGAAGCACCATGGGCTGGCCGGGCGTCATCGAAGCCTACCGCGACTTCCTCCCCGTCTCATCCCGGACCCCGGTCATCACGCTGCTGGAGGGGAATACGCCGCTGGTGCCCTCGACCCGCCTGGGGCCGCATCTGGGCCTGCGCCTCTTCTTCAAAGTGGAAGGCGCCAACCCGACCGGATCCTTCAAGGACCGGGGGATGACGGTCGCTGTCTCCCGTGCGCTGGAAAGGGGTGCCCGCGGAGTCCTCTGCGCCTCCACCGGAAATACGGCCGCTTCGGCGGCCGCCTACGCGGCCCGAGCGAGGCTGCCCTGTCTGGTCCTGCTGCCGGCCGAGGGGGTCGCCGTCGGCAAGCTGGCCCAGGTCGCGGCGCACGGGGCGCGCCTCGTGCTGGTGCAGGCGGGGTTCGACGCGGCGATGGCGGCCGTGCGGGCCCTGGCCGCCGAGCTCGCCGTTGCGGTGGTGAACTCGCTCAACCCCGACCGGCTGGCGGGCCAGCAGACAGC
The window above is part of the Armatimonadota bacterium genome. Proteins encoded here:
- a CDS encoding LLM class flavin-dependent oxidoreductase — protein: MEFGVQIEPQFGFTYEAVTTIAREAEQAGYTHLWVTDHFFLTPAEPDRPCLEAWTLLAALSQRTTRVRLGPLVTAQSYRQPSLLAEMAATVDVMSGGRLEFGIGTGWKEAEYLAYGYPFPPAPVRVEQLQDALEIVRAMWTQERATVRGRHYQV
- a CDS encoding protein-L-isoaspartate(D-aspartate) O-methyltransferase, with translation MTGTPEDLVRVLTAEGVRDTALLQAFREIPRAAFVPPELVHLAYTDQPLPIPHGQVTTQPSLIARMIEALQLTGSEKVLEIGTGYGFQTALLARLSRMVWSVERWPDIAATARANLARQGIRNAVVIVGDGTEGLPGEAPFEAILVSAAFPRVPQPLAEQLALGGRLVQPIGSGGDEVVTLFERTPEGLVKRREITLAYFVRLYGRHGFPG
- a CDS encoding Ku protein is translated as MPRPIWKGYLTFGLVTIPVKLYTAEDPKDLHFRLLHKTCGTPIQNRRWCPYHEAIVPYEDIVRGYEYARGKFVTLTDEELERVPLETAQTVNIAEFVNLEEIDPIFYEKSYYLAPGDGGAKAYVLLQEALREANKVAVGKVVLREKEHLVVVRPYRDGLVLSILFYADEIRKMEDLEEFPVQAKVHPNERKMAVQLIEGMTDAFTPEEYRDEYREKLLALIKAKVEGEAVVVPEAPKPEKVVDLMEALRRSLELARKEKEKPGPARRGASRAQAAAAMRERHR
- a CDS encoding NAD(P)/FAD-dependent oxidoreductase, which produces MAQTRRARGGAHSPLLAALRRAVRLAAASDRPGAPPVDELPELAREGLTRRRFLRSAAATAALLGAGAAAGPLAPALLGAPRRTDVRVVIVGAGIAGLTAAYHLRRAGVQAQVYEAAGRTGGRMFSRRDVLAPGLVTEFGGEFINSDHTDLLALVRAFGLELMDMEGPGEAALRDAYVFDGRHRREAEVIEAFRPLARRIAADADRLPDEIDFRQSRSPEAATAVALDRLSLAEYLGRIGATGWIRELLEVAYVTEFGLDAGEQSALNFIDMIGTDLREGFKIVGDSDERYKVRGGNQQVVDTLARRLAAQVHLSHRLVAVRPRGRGFTLTFERRGAGLVEVRADLAVLAIPFTVLREVDLGVDLPAWKWRTIRELGYGTNAKLMFGLLERPWRRQGYSGAAYSDEGFQLCWDNSRGQPGPVGGVTLFSGGTPGLAVGRGTVEAQEVRLLPGVERVFPGTVRARTGRGARWHWPTYPFTKGSYACWKPGQWTSVRGAERLPVGNLFFAGEHCSLDFQGFMNGGAETGRMAAQAVLRRVGVRP
- a CDS encoding DUF885 domain-containing protein: MPTDLQALLDAVIDAFLAFYPAYAAGLGLHQHDGQPGDLSPEAVDARVRDLRTFDRRLAEVALDALSPQQRHELALVHAAVRYELFEWTEWRQHTSSPIVASYPLDVTLYLKRDYAPLAERVRALTRHLEGVGPYLEGARRHLTEPVPRPHLETAREIYRGHLAFFEETVPTAVRDVPEEVRGACLRAAASAAAAVRRFLAWLDEVAAPRAVDAFAIGETTYRRMLETGELLDLPLDRLVAVGEAELERLSEAVARTAAELDPHATPHEVLRRLARDHPPEAELLEATRRTLEELRAFLAARGIVTLPDAHPRVEETPPFARWAFAMMDTAGPFEERATESYYYVTPPDPAWPPEQREEWLSEFAYHSLRATSIHEAYPGHFVHFMHVRRIPSRAPRIFTSYAFVEGWAHYCEEMMAEVGVDPDPRFRLGVLTGALVRVVRFLVSIGMHTRGMTLEEARRLFMERAFLEALPASKEAQRGTFDPGYLYYTLGKLALRKLREDVQREQGAAFSLRAFHDRLLALGAPPLALARRALLAHDDGRLL